Within the Enterobacter roggenkampii genome, the region ATCCCGTTGGCTGTTTTGTTGTCCGGCCTGTTTAAGACGCTCGAAAAGGCCGTTGATAAGCTGCTGTTCTTCATATTGCATGACAATAACCTTCCGCTCTCCAGGGTGGATACCAACCAGCTTATCAGCAGCGGCAACCTGTGTCTGGCGAGTGAAATGTTTGTTTAAGATTGGTTGCAGGTTAGCTGAAAATCGCCCTGCTTTCCGGGCTTGATATTAGAGAGTTAGGCTTAACGTTCTGGTATGGCAGCAAATTTCCGGGCACAGCACGATCGTGATGACGATGAGATACGCTCACTTCGCGCTAAACTGGAGGCACAAAAAAACCACCTTTCGGTGGTTTCACGACACTGCTTATTGCTTTGATTATTCTTTGTTTCCCATGGTAGCCGGAGTGGGACTTGAACCCACACAGCGCGAACGCCGAGGGATTTTAAATCCCTTGTGTCTACCGATTCCACCATCCGGCCAGGGAAGAAAGTGGAGGCGCGTTCCGGAGTCGAACCGGACTAGACGGATTTGCAATCCGCTACATAACCGCTTTGCTAACGCGCCGTAAAACTTTTCAAACTGACACCCGCTGTTGCGCATGTCTTTAATCTGGAGCGGGAAACGAGACTCGAACTCGCGACCCCGACCTTGGCAAGGTCGTGCTCTACCAACTGAGCTATTCCCGCATGTCATCAAGTAAATGTCTAACCACTTGATTTCATTATCGTCCGGCTTGCTGTGCCGCCGTTCGATGCGTTGCATTCTACTGATATGACGTTATGAGTCAACGTTATTTTTTGCATCCCCGGATCGTTTGCTGAAAATTACGGCGAAACGATCACTGATCAAGCAAATCCCCGCGCGCAGCGTTCAAATATTGCAGCATTGACCACAGCGTCAGCACTGCCGCCACCCACAGGAGGCCAATCCCCGCCCACTCAACCCAGGCGTTCGGACGCCACAGCATCCAGACCAGCGCCGCCATCTGCGCCGTCGTTTTCACTTTACCAATCCACGAGACCGCCACGCTGCTGCGTTTCCCCAGTTCCGCCATCCACTCGCGCAGCGCAGAGATAATAATCTCGCGGCCGATCATGGTTGCCGCAGGCAGCGTCACCCACCAGGTGTGATAGTGCTCAGCCACCAGCACCATCGCAATCGCGACCATCACTTTATCCGCCACCGGATCGAGGAAGGCACCGAAACGGGTGCTTTGATTCCAGCGGCGCGCCAGGTAGCCATCAAACCAGTCTGTTACCGCTGCAATAAGGAAGATCAATGCGCAGGCAAAGGGTGCCCAGACAACCGGCAGGTAAAACGCCAGCACAAAGAACGGGATGAGTACGACACGAAAAAGAGTGAGCAACGTAGGGATGTTATATTGCATAGTGACGGTAACTATTTGTTGTCAGTAAAATTTAGCTCTATGTTGCTACAGAGCCCTTAATGTTTCAACGAGTAGTAGATCTTTTCTGCCAGCCCTTGCGAAATACCCGGCACTTTTGCAATTTCCTCCATGCTGGCGTTGAGTAATCCTTGCAATCCGCCCATATACTTCAGCAGCATCTGGCGACGTTTTGGCCCCACGCCTTCGATCGTCTCGAGTGAGCTGGTGTTTTTCACCTTCGCCCGTTTTTTGCGGTGACCGCTGATAGCGTGATCGTGCGATTCATCGCGAATATGCTGGATGACGTGCAGCGCCGGAGAGTCCGGCGGCAGGCTGAAGCCCTCACCTTCCGGCTCGAAGAACAGTGTCTCCAGACCGGCCTTACGATCGGCCCCTTTTGCGACGCCCAGCAGCAGCGGATGGTTTTTATCCCAGCTGACATCAAGCGATTCAAATACCGCTTTCGCCTGGCCGAGCTGCCCTTTCCCACCGTCAATCAGGATCACATCCGGGATCTTGCTCTCTTCTATGGCTTTACCATAGCGACGACGCAGCACCTGATTCATCGCCGCATAGTCATCGCCCGGCGTGATGCCGGTGATGTTATAGCGGCGATACTCGGCGCGCAGCGGACCGTTAGCATCAAACACCACGCAGGACGCGACCGTCTGTTCACCCATCGTATGGCTGATGTCGAAACACTCCATCCGTTTCACTTCCGGCAGCTTCAGCAGCGCCGCCAGGGCCGTTAAACGCTGGTGCACCGTCGACTGCTGCGACAGCTTCGTGCTCAGCGCCGTTGCCGCGTTGGTCCGCGCCAGCTTCAGATAGCGCGCGCGATCGCCGCGCGGTTTGGTTTGTACATTGACCCGGCGCCCCGCCAGTTCAGAGAGCGAATCGGCCAGCAGGGTTTTATCGTCAAGATTAAAATCGAGCAGGATTTCAGAAGGCAGCGTGCGCATCTGGCTGCCCTGCAGATAGAACTGGCCGACAAAGGTTTCCACCACTTCACCCAGTTCGGTACCGCCAGGCACTTTCGGGAAATAGCTGCGGCTGCCGAGCACTTTGCCCTGGCGAATAAACAGCACGTGCACGCAGGCCATTCCGGCGTCAAAGGCCACGCCGATGACGTCGAGATCGTCACCGGTATTTGAGACAAACTGTTTCTCAGTCACTCTGCGCACCGCCTGGATTTGGTCGCGGATACGCGCGGCCTCTTCGAACTCGAGTGCGGCGCTGGCTTTTTCCATCCGCGCGATCAGCTGCGTTAACACCTGATCGTCCTTGCCGGCTAAGAACAGGCGCACATACTCCACCTGCTGGGCATACTCTTCTTCACTCACCAGCCCGGCCACGCACGGTCCCAGGCAGCGTCCAATCTGGTACTGCAGGCATGGCCGCGAACGGTTACGGTAAACGCTGTTTTCACACTGGCGGATCGGGAAGATTTTTTGCAGCAGCGCCAGCGTTTCTCGCACGGCATAGCCGTTGGGGAACGGCCCGAAATATTCACCCTTCGCATGTTTTGCACCACGGTGCATAGCGAGGCGCGGATGGGTGTCGCCGCTCAGAAAGATAAACGGGTAGGATTTATCATCGCGCAGCAGGACGTTATAGCGCGGCTGGTAGAGCTTAATATAGTTGTGCTCAAGCAGCAGCGCTTCTGTCTCCGTGTGCGTGACGGTGACATCAATATTCTGGATGAGTGAGACCAGCGCTTCGGTCTTACGAGAGGCCAGATTGCTGCGAAAATAGCTGGAGAGACGTTTTTTAAGATCTTTAGCCTTCCCCACATAGATAACCGTACCGCCAGCGTCATACATGCGATAGACGCCAGGCTGGCTGGTTACGGTTTTCAGAAATGCTTTTGAATCGAACACATCACTCACTGACTTAACAACGTCTCCGCATTACACAAACCATGTCGGATGGCCAGATGCGTCAGTTCGACGTCACCATGAATGTTCAGTTTACTGAACATCCGATAACGATAGCTGTTTACCGTTTTCGGGCTGAGATTCAGCTGTTCCGAGATCTCATTCACCTTCTGACCTTTGGTGATCATCAGCATAATCTGCAATTCACGCTCGGACAAACTGGCAAAGGGTGATTCGGTTTTCTCGGGCTCGATCTGGCTCAGCGCCATCTGCTGAGCGATGTCGGACGCAATATAACGCTGTCCGGCATACACAGAACGGATAGCATTGACAACCTCCTGCGGTGCAGCACCTTTACTCAGGTAACCCGCCGCGCCCGCCTGCATCACTTTCGCGGGCAGTGGATTTTCGGTATGCACCGTCAGCATGATGACTTTAGTGTCTACAAAGGTACGCGCGATTTTGCGTGTTGCTTCAAGACCACCGATACCGGGCATGTTCATATCCATCAGCACCACATCAGCGGAGTGGGTACGGCACCATTTTACCGCATCTTCGCCACAGCATGCCTCACCGGCAACTTTAATACCTTTAATATCTTCAAGAATGCGTCGTATCCCTGCGCGCACCAGTTCGTGGTCATCAACAAGAAGGACGTTGATCAAAGGAAATGTCTCCAGAATAGGGATAACGCTACTGTGTGATAATTTGGTTTATATTAACGGTTTTCCTGACAAGATTAAAACGTTAAAAAACCGGCTATTCGATTTTGCTCTCGTTTTTGGAAATTAGGCTGTACAGGCGGTGGAAAGAGAGCTCGTGCATTCAGGGCTCTTGCAGCTTTTTTTAACCATCTGTATTCAAAAAGTTACAAAAAACGGGCTGGCTTAACCTGCGCAAAAACAGGGTTCAACTTTTTGTAACAATAATTAACGGCAAGCGAACCCGAAGTAAACAATTAATAATCATTAAGCGGGTTGAGTTTACCGGTACGATCTGTTTACGCAATTAAACATCAGCGTAAAAGTACGAAAAACAACCGCTGCATTTTTTGCTTCAGCTTGTGGTATACTCCGCCGCCTTGACTTTCGTCGTCGCGCTTTAGCGCCGTTTAATAATGAGGAAAATAAATGAGCACACCTGAATTTGCCACTGCGGAGAATAACCAGGAACTGGCACAGGAAGTAAACTGCCTGAAAGCGCTGCTAACGCTGATGCTGCAGGCGATGGGCCAGGCTGATGCCGGTCGTGTGATCATTAAAATGGAAAAACAAATCGCGGAGATGGAAGACCAGGCTGAATCAGCGGTATTTGCTAACACCGTTAAGCAAATCAAGCAAGCGTACCGCCAGTAACAAAAAACGGCTGGATGCAGTGCATTCAGCCGTTCGCTCGTCTGTCACGCAGAACGTTTTACTGCGTCAAATCAGTCCCGTTGCCGCCGCATAGCACGCGATCTGCGTCTTGTTGGGCGCGTTGAATTTCTTCTGCATATTTTTCTGATGGAAGTTAACGGTATTCTCTGAGATCGAGAGAATGATCGCTATTTCCGCTGACGTCTTCCCTTCCGCAGTCCATTTCAGAATTTCACGCTCGCGCTTGCTGAATTTCATTTCCGGCGGCATGACCATCTCATCGTCAAAACGCATCAGCGAGGTTAAGGCCATTTGCACCAGCATTTGCAACCGCAGTTCTATTTCTTCATGGGCTAATGGCCCTTCCTGTACACGCGTACGAGACACGGACAGGAAACCAAGCGCATGATTTGGCAGCATCAGGCACTGCGTTATTCCCGAGCGTAAACCGTGATCCTGGGCGCTGTGCCATAATTCCTGCGCCTCGGCGAATAACGCATCTGTCCAGGGGAGATGGCCCTGAATGAAATTCTCCGGTTTTAAAACCGGATCAATCGCGAAATAGTTCGCGGATTGATATTGCGCCATCCATAACTTTGGGTAAGTGGTTTGCAGGGAGATCTTAGGGCGGGTAAATGGCACGGGGTGGCGCACGCAGAGCGCGTAATAATCGAATTCCAGCGCCTGAGTTTGTCGCTCCAGCTCCTGATATACCTCGGCGGCACAGGTCAATTCCTGAAACCGGAGGGAGCAATCCCGTCGCCAGGTGAAAAAGTCTAAATCCTTCATACTTACTAAATGAAGCCTCTGAACAGATAATCATTATTATGGTGAATATAAGCTAACACATAAAACTTTTTTCTAACCACAAAATATCGGCAATAGCACAATTAACTTTACTATCGATAAGGTTTATCCGATCTGGATGGAATAAAAAAACAGAAGCCCTCGCGCAGAGGGAGAATAATTTGCTCCAGAGTCAATTTCTGGAGCAAATGCGTGCAAAAATGCTACTGCATAAGGAATTTTTCAAGGAATTGACGGGTTCGCGGCTGTTGAGGGTTAGCGAACAGGCTTTTCGCTGGCCCCTGCTCCACAATCCGTCCCTGATCCATAAAGATGGCTCTGTCAGCAACATCGCGCGCAAAGCTCATTTCATGGGTCACGATCACCATCGTACGTTTCTCCTGTGCCAGCTGGCGAATGGTGTTCAGCACCTCGCCCACCAGTTCCGGATCGAGCGCAGAGGTCGGTTCATCAAACAGGATCACGTCCGGGCGCATCGCCAGCGCGCGCGCAATCGCCACGCGCTGCTGCTGCCCGCCCGACAGGCGACGCGGATAGCTGGTCTCTTTCCCCGCCAGCCCTACTTTGGCGAGCAGTTCGCGAGCCCGCGCCGTCGCTTCTTCTTTTGGCTCACCTTTAACGATCACCGGCCCTTCGATGATGTTCTCCAGCACAGTACGATGCGGGAAAAGGTTGAAGTTCTGGAAAACAAAGCCGACATGCTGGCGCAGGCGGCGAATCAACCCTTTCTGTTGGCTGATGGATTTCCCGGTATCAATCGTGATCTCCCCGACCCGGATGGTACCGCCTTCCGGCTGTTCAAGCAGGTTAATGCTGCGCAGCAGCGTCGTCTTACCCGAACCGCTCGGTCCAATAATCGCCACCACTTCGCCCTGCTCGACTTCCAGATCGATCCCGTGGAGCACCGTTTGACCGTGGAATTTTTTCACCAGGTTTTTGACGTCAATTGCACTCATTTTGGATCACGCTCCTGGCGGTTAAGCTGGTTTTCGAAGTAGTTTTGCAGAGCAGACAGCACCGTCGCCATCACCCAGTAAATCAGCGAGGCGGCCAGATACATGGTAAAGACCTCAAGCGTACGGGAGGTAATGAGCTGTGCCTGACGGAAAAGCTCCGGAACCTGAATCGTTGCCGCCAGGGAGGTATCTTTCACCAGGCTGATAAAGCTGTTGCTGAGCGGCGGAAGCGCCACGCGTGCCGCCTGCGGCAGGATGGCCCGGCGCAGCGTCTGCCAGGGCGTCATCCCGATACTGGCCGCCGCTTCCCACTGCCCTTTGTCAATGGAGGAGATGGCCGCACGCAGGGTTTCGGAGGTGTACGCCGCGGTATTGAGCGACAGGCCAATCATCGCCGCCGGAATCGGATCCAGCTCGATACCAAACTGCGGTAAGCCGTAGTAGATCATAAAGAGCTGGGCGATAAGCGGCGTGCCGCGAAACACGGAGATATAAAAGCGCGCCAGCCAGCGCACCGGCAGGACAGGCGACAAGCGCATTAAGGCCAGTATAAATCCCAGTACCAGCCCAAAGAACATCCCGCCGATACTGAGCTGCAACGTAAATACCGCACCTTTCAGCAGATACGGCAGAGAATCAATAACCAGTTGAATACTTTCTTGCATTATTATTTTTCGACCTGATTTTTAGACATGAGGATGGTAGGCAAACAGCGCAGGCGCTCCGCCGGTATGGACAAATAAAATCGGCCCTTCATCCTTAAAGCGTTTTTGCGCAATGCCGTCGATCAGTCCGGCCATCGCTTTGCCGGTATAGACCGGGTCGAGCAGTATGCCCTCGAGGCGCGCCAGCAGTTTCACCGCTTCCATTCCCTCTTCGTTCGGCGTGCCGTAACCCGGCGCAAAATAGTCATCCCAGAGCAGAATATCGGCCGTGGCCTTCAGCTCCAGCTGCTCTGCGACCGCCTGCTGTAGCGTAACCACTTTCGGCTTCTGATCCGCCACGCTGCGGGACACCGTCACGCCAATCAGTTCGACCTCCGGAAGCAGTTGCTCCAGCCCCACCGCCAGCCCGGCATGGGTGCCCGCACTGCCGGACGCGACCACGACGGAGGAGAGACTCACCGCCCCCTCGCACTGCTGCGCGATTTCCAGCGCACTTTCCACGTACCCCAGCGCGCCCAGCGCATTCGACCCGCCGACGGGAATAACGTAGGGGCGAAAACCCTGCGCTTCCAGACGCGTCGCCAGCTCATCGAGCTGGGCGGTCGGGTCGGTCAGCGCGTCAACCATCTCAACCTGCACGTTAAACAGGTCTAACAGCAGGCGGTTACCGTTGGTGAGATAGTTTTCAGCCCGCGTGCCAATCGGGTTTTCCAGCAATGCCACGCAGTGAAGCCCAAGTTTTGCCGCCACGGCCGCCGTCTGGCGAACGTGGTTGGACTGGATGGCCCCGGCAGTGATGAGCGTATCCGCGCCTTCGCGCAGGGCGTCCGCCGCCAGAAACTCCAGCTTGCGCAGCTTGTTGCCCCCCATCGCCATGGGCGTCACGTCATCACGCTTAATAAAAATATCGCGCCCTAAATAATCAGAAAATCGCGGGAGATACTCCAGCGGCGTCGGCGCGCCGATGAACTCCAGGCGGGGAAAGCGCGTTAAATTCTGTAGTGACATGGATGCTCCGGTAACTCAGACAAAATGTGATATTTTTCATTATGCACGCAGACGCGTAAGAAATAAAAAAGGCGCTTTTAAAAGCGCCTTTTTTTACGTCAGAAACTTATTTCGTGACGTCTGCCCCGAACCACTTCTCGGAAAGCGCCTTCAGGCTACCGTCTTTTTGCATGTCAGCAATCGCGGAATCAATCGCTTTCACCAGGTCTTCGTTACCTTTACGAACGGCCACGCCGGATTCCTGACGAGAGAACGCATCACCCGCTACCGCCAGGGTGTTGTTGGTTTTCTTCACCAGATCCAGTGCTGCCAGGCGGTCAACCAGAATGGCGTCGGTGCGGCCCACGCGCAGATCCTGGTATTTCGTCGGGTCATCATCATAGGTGCGGATATCCACGCCCTGAACGTTCTGGCGCAGCCACTCTTCGTAGTTGGTTCCCAGACCGACACCGACTTTCTTCCCTTTCAGGTCCGCGGCCGTTTTGATGGTGCCTTCGTTGCCTTTCTTCACCAGCGCCTGAATACCGGACACGGTATACGGGGTGGAGAAGTCATACTTCTTCTTACGCTCGTCAGAGATGGTGACCTGGTTGATGACCACGTCAATGCGTTTCGAATCCAGCGACGCCAGCATACCGTCCCATTTGGTCGGTTTCAGGGACGCTTTCACGCCGAGGTGTTTCGCCAGCTCTTCAGCAAACTCCACTTCAAAACCGGTCAGCTTACCGTCATCGCCCTGGAAGCTGAACGGAGGATAGGTACCTTCCAGCCCGACCAGCAGCGTACCGCGCTCTTTTACTTTATTCAGCAGGTTTTCTGCGGCGAACGTTTTCACGCTCATGCCCGCAACCAGCGCAACGGCCATAACACCCATCAGCGCCTGACGACCCAGAAGTGCAAATTTCATAAATACCCCGATATAGTGGAATTTTTACGTAGTGTAGAGAAATCGCCTGCAACGTCAAAGGCGACTGCGCTACATCTTATTCTTTTTTAATATATATCAGAAGTTGTTCCGGCGTGGGCTTTCTGCTTTATGGCACCCGGCATTTGTACCTTATATTGTGCGTACTTGCGCAGCGCAATCCGGTAGTTGTTGGTGCTGGTCGCAGGCAGCCACGGCTCCAGGTTCTCGTCGAGATAACCGGTTTTGAGCAGATCGCGGGAAATGTTGTTCACGGTCAGATGCTGCCCGAGGCGGCGCAGGCGAACTACGTATTCGCGAACGGTGCCGTGGCTCATCTCCGTTTGTTCAAACAGGAACTGCTTGAAGCCGATAATGTCGAAGAAGTCGCTTTGCTCTTTGCAGTGGAGATCGCCACAGAAACGGCAAAGCGCCACCCACTCTTTTTGCTCTTCGAGCCATGCTGCTTCGTCCATCAACGTGTCGAGGCGCGAAATCGCGATCTTATTGACGATTTCGCCGCGGCGAACCAGCGTGATACGATCGAGTAACTTGTTACAGTGGGCGCAATGCGTCTGGCTGTGTTTAAAGTCTTTCAGGTAGCGGCTTAAAGGCCGTCTTTTAGATTGCTGCACCGTCATGATAACTCCTGGTTGTCAATACGTTGTGCGGCATTTTTAAGGTGAATCAATCACCTATAACTTACCCAGCTTGGTTCGTAAGCGTTTAATGGCCTGGCTGTGCAGCTGGCTCACCCGCGACTCTCCCACCTCCAGAACAGCGCCAATCTCTTTGAGGTTAAGCTCTTCCTGGTAATAAAGGGTCAATACCAGCTGTTCGCGTTCAGGCAGAGCTTCAATAGCTTCCATGACGCGCTGGCGTAAATTCCCTTCCATTAAATGGTGTAACGGGTTTTCTTGCTGGTGCTCATCCGTCACCAGCTCGATGCTATCGCCATGCTCTTCTCGCCACTCGTCATAAGAAAAGAGTTGGCTATTATTGGTATCGAGCAACATCTGACGATACTCTTCAACAGCAATGCCAAGACGATCCGCCACTTCGGTTTCCGTTGCGTTGCGTCCCAGTTCCTGTTCCAGCTGCCCCATCGCATGCGCCACTTCGCGTGCGTTGCGGCGAACACTGCGCGGTACCCAGTCACGGCTGCGCAGCTCGTCCAGCATCGCACCACGAATACGCTGAACTGCGTAAGTCGTAAATGCCGTTCCTTGCAGAGCGTCGTATCGGTCAACTGCATTCAATAACCCGATACCGCCCGCCTGTAGCAGATCGTCGAGTTCCACGCTCGCCGGCAAGCGCACCTGGAGGCGCAATGCTTCGTGACGCACCAGCGGGACATAACGCTGCCACAGCGAGTGTTTATCCATTACACCTTCAGCGGTATAGAGTGAATTCACGATAAACAGCCCTGCGTTAGTTGAGTTATCGGCATGATTATCCGATTCTGCAGGGCGTTCAATTGGATGAAAAAGGGGGATAAAGTGAGGTTATTCTGAGGTTGCCCACAACAGGGGCAACTTTTCTGCCTAAATTAACAGTTGTAACAATGAAAGATCGTCGCCGAGTTTGACGCTATCTATATGT harbors:
- the fliZ gene encoding flagella biosynthesis regulatory protein FliZ; this encodes MTVQQSKRRPLSRYLKDFKHSQTHCAHCNKLLDRITLVRRGEIVNKIAISRLDTLMDEAAWLEEQKEWVALCRFCGDLHCKEQSDFFDIIGFKQFLFEQTEMSHGTVREYVVRLRRLGQHLTVNNISRDLLKTGYLDENLEPWLPATSTNNYRIALRKYAQYKVQMPGAIKQKAHAGTTSDIY
- the tcyN gene encoding L-cystine ABC transporter ATP-binding protein TcyN, with product MSAIDVKNLVKKFHGQTVLHGIDLEVEQGEVVAIIGPSGSGKTTLLRSINLLEQPEGGTIRVGEITIDTGKSISQQKGLIRRLRQHVGFVFQNFNLFPHRTVLENIIEGPVIVKGEPKEEATARARELLAKVGLAGKETSYPRRLSGGQQQRVAIARALAMRPDVILFDEPTSALDPELVGEVLNTIRQLAQEKRTMVIVTHEMSFARDVADRAIFMDQGRIVEQGPAKSLFANPQQPRTRQFLEKFLMQ
- the uvrC gene encoding excinuclease ABC subunit UvrC, translated to MSDVFDSKAFLKTVTSQPGVYRMYDAGGTVIYVGKAKDLKKRLSSYFRSNLASRKTEALVSLIQNIDVTVTHTETEALLLEHNYIKLYQPRYNVLLRDDKSYPFIFLSGDTHPRLAMHRGAKHAKGEYFGPFPNGYAVRETLALLQKIFPIRQCENSVYRNRSRPCLQYQIGRCLGPCVAGLVSEEEYAQQVEYVRLFLAGKDDQVLTQLIARMEKASAALEFEEAARIRDQIQAVRRVTEKQFVSNTGDDLDVIGVAFDAGMACVHVLFIRQGKVLGSRSYFPKVPGGTELGEVVETFVGQFYLQGSQMRTLPSEILLDFNLDDKTLLADSLSELAGRRVNVQTKPRGDRARYLKLARTNAATALSTKLSQQSTVHQRLTALAALLKLPEVKRMECFDISHTMGEQTVASCVVFDANGPLRAEYRRYNITGITPGDDYAAMNQVLRRRYGKAIEESKIPDVILIDGGKGQLGQAKAVFESLDVSWDKNHPLLLGVAKGADRKAGLETLFFEPEGEGFSLPPDSPALHVIQHIRDESHDHAISGHRKKRAKVKNTSSLETIEGVGPKRRQMLLKYMGGLQGLLNASMEEIAKVPGISQGLAEKIYYSLKH
- a CDS encoding RNA polymerase sigma factor FliA, with translation MNSLYTAEGVMDKHSLWQRYVPLVRHEALRLQVRLPASVELDDLLQAGGIGLLNAVDRYDALQGTAFTTYAVQRIRGAMLDELRSRDWVPRSVRRNAREVAHAMGQLEQELGRNATETEVADRLGIAVEEYRQMLLDTNNSQLFSYDEWREEHGDSIELVTDEHQQENPLHHLMEGNLRQRVMEAIEALPEREQLVLTLYYQEELNLKEIGAVLEVGESRVSQLHSQAIKRLRTKLGKL
- the dcyD gene encoding D-cysteine desulfhydrase, with the translated sequence MSLQNLTRFPRLEFIGAPTPLEYLPRFSDYLGRDIFIKRDDVTPMAMGGNKLRKLEFLAADALREGADTLITAGAIQSNHVRQTAAVAAKLGLHCVALLENPIGTRAENYLTNGNRLLLDLFNVQVEMVDALTDPTAQLDELATRLEAQGFRPYVIPVGGSNALGALGYVESALEIAQQCEGAVSLSSVVVASGSAGTHAGLAVGLEQLLPEVELIGVTVSRSVADQKPKVVTLQQAVAEQLELKATADILLWDDYFAPGYGTPNEEGMEAVKLLARLEGILLDPVYTGKAMAGLIDGIAQKRFKDEGPILFVHTGGAPALFAYHPHV
- a CDS encoding DUF2594 family protein, which encodes MSTPEFATAENNQELAQEVNCLKALLTLMLQAMGQADAGRVIIKMEKQIAEMEDQAESAVFANTVKQIKQAYRQ
- the sdiA gene encoding transcriptional regulator SdiA, with product MKDLDFFTWRRDCSLRFQELTCAAEVYQELERQTQALEFDYYALCVRHPVPFTRPKISLQTTYPKLWMAQYQSANYFAIDPVLKPENFIQGHLPWTDALFAEAQELWHSAQDHGLRSGITQCLMLPNHALGFLSVSRTRVQEGPLAHEEIELRLQMLVQMALTSLMRFDDEMVMPPEMKFSKREREILKWTAEGKTSAEIAIILSISENTVNFHQKNMQKKFNAPNKTQIACYAAATGLI
- the uvrY gene encoding UvrY/SirA/GacA family response regulator transcription factor; translation: MINVLLVDDHELVRAGIRRILEDIKGIKVAGEACCGEDAVKWCRTHSADVVLMDMNMPGIGGLEATRKIARTFVDTKVIMLTVHTENPLPAKVMQAGAAGYLSKGAAPQEVVNAIRSVYAGQRYIASDIAQQMALSQIEPEKTESPFASLSERELQIMLMITKGQKVNEISEQLNLSPKTVNSYRYRMFSKLNIHGDVELTHLAIRHGLCNAETLLSQ
- the tcyJ gene encoding cystine ABC transporter substrate-binding protein, encoding MKFALLGRQALMGVMAVALVAGMSVKTFAAENLLNKVKERGTLLVGLEGTYPPFSFQGDDGKLTGFEVEFAEELAKHLGVKASLKPTKWDGMLASLDSKRIDVVINQVTISDERKKKYDFSTPYTVSGIQALVKKGNEGTIKTAADLKGKKVGVGLGTNYEEWLRQNVQGVDIRTYDDDPTKYQDLRVGRTDAILVDRLAALDLVKKTNNTLAVAGDAFSRQESGVAVRKGNEDLVKAIDSAIADMQKDGSLKALSEKWFGADVTK
- the pgsA gene encoding CDP-diacylglycerol--glycerol-3-phosphate 3-phosphatidyltransferase, encoding MQYNIPTLLTLFRVVLIPFFVLAFYLPVVWAPFACALIFLIAAVTDWFDGYLARRWNQSTRFGAFLDPVADKVMVAIAMVLVAEHYHTWWVTLPAATMIGREIIISALREWMAELGKRSSVAVSWIGKVKTTAQMAALVWMLWRPNAWVEWAGIGLLWVAAVLTLWSMLQYLNAARGDLLDQ
- the tcyL gene encoding cystine ABC transporter permease, giving the protein MQESIQLVIDSLPYLLKGAVFTLQLSIGGMFFGLVLGFILALMRLSPVLPVRWLARFYISVFRGTPLIAQLFMIYYGLPQFGIELDPIPAAMIGLSLNTAAYTSETLRAAISSIDKGQWEAAASIGMTPWQTLRRAILPQAARVALPPLSNSFISLVKDTSLAATIQVPELFRQAQLITSRTLEVFTMYLAASLIYWVMATVLSALQNYFENQLNRQERDPK